A stretch of the Streptosporangium sp. NBC_01755 genome encodes the following:
- a CDS encoding DUF6119 family protein, translating to MNDDHEMIAPDPTDQKAAPLTRRATLHLLQDVEAAVADMREALNLKYEEEHDFTIKEVNVGSIEGLLYTGVIGGGRPPEWGEAVHLLTGVRPTVENRTAAGVLLIPVEGEVFAITYGMGHLLLDHSHVTSGFGFGFALRTLKPDAVRQVTHSMMDARGRTDRKSAAQDQHIRAFAIEEYGEVVSRLAGKLGDISLTLSKGRKRPVQIAGTDALKIHLGSAPGELLSDLAEINRITAQVSPEPAFDVIARVRRLKTGDGRKIELDRRLDELLGDPSRGSIALTAPTGCLDEADSAASHWVKIGPRRESVHDLDLDHVLMKTQSLPAGKRLTAMIKGHIQLCRDEAGREPASTKIPAQKWLVAEMALGTSRFFYHEGHWYEVGDRHLESMREQVHELLSASAGVSLIDWTADLKDEGAYNRAAADAGGFVCMDRKLINTEQHPRGFESCDLFGMENELIHVKRAESTAPLNHLFAQGRVSADALRLDSSARQKFLRRVRAEDSGHPVKDDFVPKKVIYAISLKSGKPLTVDNLFTFAQVSLLQAASALRSVGIEVAVVNIPTVP from the coding sequence GTGAACGACGACCACGAGATGATCGCCCCTGACCCCACTGATCAGAAAGCCGCTCCTCTCACGAGGCGTGCCACGCTGCACCTGCTTCAGGATGTGGAGGCCGCCGTCGCGGATATGCGTGAGGCGCTGAACCTGAAGTACGAGGAAGAACACGACTTCACGATCAAGGAGGTGAATGTCGGTTCCATCGAGGGCCTGCTCTACACCGGGGTGATCGGTGGTGGCCGCCCTCCGGAATGGGGTGAGGCGGTGCACCTGCTCACAGGTGTTCGCCCCACGGTGGAGAACCGGACGGCGGCGGGGGTGCTGCTCATTCCTGTAGAGGGTGAGGTGTTCGCCATCACCTACGGGATGGGGCATCTCCTCCTCGACCACTCCCACGTGACGTCCGGCTTCGGCTTCGGGTTCGCCCTCAGAACTCTCAAGCCCGACGCCGTACGCCAGGTCACCCACAGCATGATGGACGCGCGTGGGCGGACCGACCGGAAGTCGGCGGCTCAGGATCAGCACATCCGCGCCTTCGCCATCGAGGAGTATGGAGAGGTGGTCAGCCGTCTCGCCGGCAAACTGGGGGATATCTCGCTCACCCTGAGCAAGGGGCGCAAGCGGCCCGTGCAGATCGCCGGCACCGACGCACTCAAGATTCATCTGGGGTCCGCGCCGGGGGAACTGCTCTCCGACCTGGCCGAGATCAACCGGATCACCGCCCAGGTATCACCCGAGCCCGCGTTCGACGTCATCGCCCGGGTCCGGAGGCTCAAGACCGGAGACGGCCGAAAAATCGAACTCGACCGGCGTCTCGACGAACTGCTGGGAGACCCGTCACGCGGCAGCATCGCGCTGACGGCCCCCACGGGCTGTCTCGACGAAGCGGACAGCGCAGCGTCACACTGGGTCAAGATCGGCCCGCGGCGGGAGTCCGTTCACGACCTGGACCTGGATCATGTCCTGATGAAGACGCAGAGCTTGCCGGCCGGAAAACGACTGACCGCGATGATCAAGGGGCACATCCAGCTCTGCCGGGACGAGGCCGGCCGGGAGCCGGCCAGTACCAAGATTCCGGCACAGAAGTGGCTGGTGGCCGAGATGGCGCTCGGAACAAGCCGCTTTTTTTACCACGAGGGCCACTGGTACGAGGTCGGCGATCGGCACCTGGAGAGCATGCGGGAACAGGTCCATGAACTGCTCTCCGCCTCGGCGGGAGTCTCGCTGATCGACTGGACCGCCGATCTCAAGGACGAGGGAGCGTACAACAGGGCGGCGGCAGACGCAGGCGGATTCGTCTGCATGGACAGGAAGCTCATCAACACCGAGCAGCACCCGCGCGGGTTCGAGTCGTGCGACCTGTTCGGTATGGAGAACGAGCTCATCCACGTCAAGCGTGCCGAGTCGACGGCGCCGCTGAACCACCTCTTCGCCCAGGGGCGCGTCTCCGCGGATGCCCTGCGTCTGGACAGTTCAGCTCGTCAGAAGTTCCTCAGGCGGGTGAGGGCGGAGGACTCCGGTCACCCCGTCAAGGACGACTTCGTGCCCAAGAAGGTGATCTATGCGATCTCACTCAAGAGCGGGAAGCCTCTGACCGTTGACAATCTGTTCACTTTCGCGCAGGTGTCACTTCTCCAGGCCGCCTCGGCGCTTCGCAGCGTCGGCATTGAGGTTGCTGTGGTCAACATCCCCACCGTCCCGTAA